A single genomic interval of Nonomuraea rubra harbors:
- a CDS encoding ABC transporter permease: protein MSRSGTEARPGSGTEARPGSGSRGWLGALPLLAFFALVFGVPAIVLVAGAFTAQGRPSLANLSQSLQGGYLTAMLGSVRLSAVVALLGAVLGTFLAHAIVTSRGTMLREAVLTASGVLANFGGVPLAFFWIATLGNSGVVSGLIGLPSGSLYTFWGLVVVYLYFSVPLMVLAMAPALDGLRPQWREAAANSGATTWHYWRFVALPVLAPAMLGGVVLLFGGAFSAYATANAMVGTVVPLVTLKIASALTGDVLIGYENIALALSLDMVVVAGLVMAIYLPLQRRTSRWLH, encoded by the coding sequence ATGAGCCGCTCCGGTACGGAGGCGCGGCCCGGCTCCGGCACGGAGGCGCGGCCCGGCTCCGGTTCGCGAGGCTGGCTCGGGGCGCTGCCGCTGCTCGCGTTCTTCGCGCTCGTGTTCGGCGTCCCCGCCATCGTGCTGGTGGCGGGGGCGTTCACCGCGCAGGGGCGGCCCAGCCTGGCCAACCTGTCGCAGAGCCTCCAGGGCGGCTACCTCACCGCCATGCTCGGCAGCGTCCGGCTGTCGGCCGTGGTGGCGCTGCTGGGAGCCGTGCTCGGCACGTTCCTCGCGCACGCCATCGTCACCTCCCGCGGCACGATGTTGCGGGAGGCCGTGCTGACCGCGTCCGGCGTGCTGGCCAACTTCGGCGGGGTGCCGCTGGCGTTCTTCTGGATCGCCACGCTCGGCAACTCCGGCGTGGTCAGCGGCCTGATCGGGCTGCCCTCCGGCTCCCTGTACACGTTCTGGGGGCTGGTCGTCGTCTACCTGTACTTCTCGGTCCCGCTCATGGTGCTGGCCATGGCGCCCGCGCTGGACGGGCTGCGCCCGCAGTGGCGCGAGGCGGCGGCGAACAGCGGGGCCACCACCTGGCACTACTGGCGCTTCGTCGCGCTGCCCGTGCTGGCGCCGGCCATGCTGGGCGGGGTGGTGCTGCTGTTCGGCGGCGCCTTCTCCGCCTACGCCACCGCGAACGCCATGGTCGGCACCGTCGTCCCGCTCGTCACGCTGAAGATCGCCAGCGCGCTGACCGGCGACGTGCTGATCGGCTACGAGAACATCGCGCTGGCGCTCAGCCTCGACATGGTCGTCGTGGCCGGGCTCGTCATGGCGATCTACCTGCCGCTGCAGAGGAGGACCTCCCGATGGCTGCACTGA
- a CDS encoding ABC transporter substrate-binding protein, producing MFTPRARAAGIVAALTVVTAACGAAPSTQQTTQASQGGVNAATATSAADFGGLDKLVEAAKKEGALHVIALPPDWANYGEIIEKFQTKYGIKIESETPDAASADEINAVKTRKGQDRAPDVLDLGQSFAISGAAEGLFAPYKVQTFDKIPEGQKEPTGLWVNDYGGYVSIGCDAKKIKTCPASFADLLKPEYKGQVAMNGNPTESGSAFAGVYAAAIASGGSFDDIQPGIDFFKKLKEAGNYNPVETTPATIENGETKISIDWDYNNAAYAPQLTAKGIDWKVNVPSDGKYFQMYAQAINKDAPHPAAARLWQEYLYSDEGQNLYLKGFARPVLLPAMTAAGTVDQALAANLPAVDGEPAFPTTAQVDAAKAKLAAGWDTAISG from the coding sequence GTGTTCACACCTCGCGCCCGAGCGGCCGGCATTGTCGCAGCCCTAACCGTAGTCACCGCGGCGTGCGGCGCCGCCCCGAGCACCCAGCAGACCACCCAGGCCTCGCAAGGCGGGGTGAACGCCGCCACCGCCACCTCCGCCGCGGACTTCGGCGGGCTCGACAAGCTGGTCGAGGCGGCCAAGAAGGAGGGCGCCCTGCACGTCATCGCCCTGCCGCCCGACTGGGCCAACTACGGCGAGATCATCGAGAAGTTCCAGACCAAGTACGGCATCAAGATCGAGAGCGAGACTCCCGACGCCGCCAGCGCCGACGAGATCAACGCCGTCAAGACGCGCAAGGGCCAGGACCGCGCCCCCGACGTGCTCGACCTCGGCCAGTCGTTCGCGATCAGCGGGGCCGCGGAGGGGCTGTTCGCGCCGTACAAGGTGCAGACGTTCGACAAGATCCCCGAGGGCCAGAAGGAGCCGACGGGGCTCTGGGTCAACGACTACGGCGGCTACGTGTCCATCGGCTGCGACGCCAAGAAGATCAAGACCTGCCCGGCGAGCTTCGCCGACCTGCTCAAGCCCGAGTACAAGGGGCAGGTCGCGATGAACGGCAACCCGACCGAGTCCGGCTCGGCCTTCGCCGGCGTGTACGCCGCCGCGATCGCCAGCGGCGGCTCCTTCGACGACATCCAGCCCGGCATCGACTTCTTCAAGAAGCTCAAGGAGGCGGGCAACTACAACCCGGTCGAGACCACGCCCGCCACCATCGAGAACGGCGAGACCAAGATCAGCATCGACTGGGACTACAACAACGCCGCCTACGCTCCCCAGCTGACCGCCAAGGGCATCGACTGGAAGGTGAACGTGCCGTCCGACGGCAAGTACTTCCAGATGTACGCCCAGGCCATCAACAAGGACGCCCCGCACCCGGCCGCCGCCCGCCTGTGGCAGGAGTACCTCTACAGCGACGAGGGCCAGAACCTCTACCTCAAGGGCTTCGCCCGGCCCGTCCTGCTGCCCGCGATGACCGCCGCCGGCACCGTGGACCAGGCGCTGGCCGCCAACCTGCCCGCGGTCGACGGCGAGCCCGCGTTCCCGACGACCGCCCAGGTGGACGCGGCCAAGGCCAAGCTGGCCGCCGGCTGGGACACCGCGATCTCGGGATGA